In Micromonospora ferruginea, the sequence CGGGAATACTCGGAGGTCTTCTTCGGCGACGACCACCGGGTGCTGCGCGGCGGCTCGTTCGGCACCGACCGGTCGGCGTGCCGGGGCACGTTCCGCAACTGGGACTACCCGATCCGCCGGCAGATCTTCAGCGGCTTCCGCTGCGCCCGCGACGTCGGGGAGTGAACCGGCCCGATGTGCCGTCACCTCGCCTATCTCGGTCCACCGGTCACCCTGCGGAGCCTGCTGCACGACCCGCCGTACGGGCTGCTGCGGCAGTCCTGGGCGCCGCGCGACATGCGTGGCGGCGGCACCATCAACGCCGACGGCTTCGGGGTCGGCTGGTATCCCGACGGCGGGGACCCGGTCCGCTACCGGCGGGCCCAGCCGATGTGGAGCGACACCACGCTGCCCGAGCTGGCCGCGGTCACGTCCGCCCCGGCGGTGCTGGCCGCCGTGCGTTCGGCGACGGTGGGCATGCCGCTGCACGAGACCGCCGCCGCGCCGTTCGTCGAGGGGCGCTGGCTGTTCAGCCACAACGGCGTGGTCCGCGGCTGGCCGGACAGCCTGGTCCCGCTCGCCGCCGGGCTGCCGGTCCGCGACCTGCTCACCCTGGAGGTGCCGACCGACTCGGCGGTGCTCTGGGCGCTGGTCCGGCACCGGTTGCGCGCCGGCGCGCCGCCCGGGGAGGCGGTGGCCGACACGGTCGCGCGGGTCGCCGCCGCCG encodes:
- the egtC gene encoding ergothioneine biosynthesis protein EgtC, with amino-acid sequence MCRHLAYLGPPVTLRSLLHDPPYGLLRQSWAPRDMRGGGTINADGFGVGWYPDGGDPVRYRRAQPMWSDTTLPELAAVTSAPAVLAAVRSATVGMPLHETAAAPFVEGRWLFSHNGVVRGWPDSLVPLAAGLPVRDLLTLEVPTDSAVLWALVRHRLRAGAPPGEAVADTVARVAAAAPGSRLNLLLTDGTTVAASVAGHALSVRRGPGSVLLASEPSDDDPAWQPVPDGRLVLATAAGLDVRELTTA